The DNA region CGCTCACCGACTCGAGGCTGCGGCGCAGCGCTTCCATGAGGTCGACGACCTTGGCCGGCGCCTCTTCCTCGGTCTCGACGATCTCCTCGCCGGCGACCTTCGCGTCGATGAGCTTGCGGAGCGCTTCCTGGTAGTTGTCGTGGAAGCTCTTGATGTCGAGGTCGCCCTCGAACGTGCCGATCACCTGCTGCGCCAGCTTGACCTCTGCCGGCTTGAGCGTGGCGGGAACGCCCTCGAGTTCCTCGATCTGCGACATGCTGCGGACCTCGTCGGCCGACCGCAGCGTGTACATGACCAGCCCCTTCTCGCGCGGCTGGACGGCGACGATGTACTCGCGTCCGTAGAGGGCCAGCTTGCCGATGCCGGCCTTGCCCTGCATGCCCTCGCGGATCACCGCGAAGGCCTCCGCCGCGACGTTGCCGTCGGGGGCGAGGTAATAGGGCCGCTCGAAGTAGATCGGGTCGATCTGGTCGACGGTGGTGAACTGGGTGAGGTTGATCAGCCGCGTGGACTCCGGGCGGACCTTCGACAGGTCCTCCTCGCTCACCGTCACGTACCGGCCCTTGGAGAACTCGTAGCCCTTCACGATCTCGGTGTTGGCCACCTCGCGCTCGCAGTGCGGGCACCACTTCTTCTGCTGGATGCGCGTCTGACACTCCTCGTGGAGCTGGTTGAAGCTCACCGTGGCGTGCGCGTCGGTGGCCGGGAACACCCGAATCGGGATGGTCACCAGGCTCAGCTTCAGATGTCCCTTCCACGTCGCACGTGCTGCCATGGTGTGCCCCTTTGCAAACGCTGCGCCCGACGGCGCGCTGACCTGATGAGCGACGCCCGACCTGCGGGGCAACCCACGGTGTCCGGGTGTCCGGCGCCCGGTGCCCGGTGACCGGTGACCGGTGCCCGTCCCCGATCCGCAATCCCCGAAACCTTGCTATCGGCCGATGAGACCCCGATGATTACGCCTCATGGCCCGCACGGTCCAGCCCTGGCAGGACACGGCGCCCCCGGCGCCGATGCTCGCCACGCCCTGCGAGTTGGACGCGCTGCCGCTGTCGAGTTCATCGCTCGTCTACGAGCAGAAGTTCGATGGCATCCGCGCCATCGTGGTCGTCGAGCCCGCCCACCCGGCGGCCCGGGTGGCCCTGTACTCGCGCAACGGCAACGACAAGGCCGCCCAGTTTCCCGACATCGTGAAGGCCCTGCGTGAGCTGGCGGCCTCGCTGACCGGTCCGGTCGTCCTCGACGGCGAGATCGTCGCCCTCGACGGGCGCGGCCGCCCGGCCTCGTTCACGGCCCTGCAGTCCCGCATGCACCTGAAGGGCACGCGCGACATCGAGGCACGGAGCGCGACCGTGCCCACCGCCCTGATCGTGTTCGACCTGCTGCGCGAGGGCCGCGACGACCTGCGCCCGTTGACGCTGGCCGCCCGACGCGCGCGGCTCGAACACCTCCTCCACGTGCGCACCAGCGAGCGCCTCCGCGAAGGCGCATTCACGGCAGGCGATGGCCACCGCGTGCTGGCGCAGGCCGAGCGCGAGGGATGGGAAGGCCTCATCGTCAAGGACGCCGACGCGCCGTATCTCTCGGGCGTCCGTTCGCGCACCTGGCGCAAGGTGAAGCTGCACAAGCGCGCCACGCTGCTGATCGGCGGCTGGACCGACCCGAAGGGCACGCGTGG from Luteitalea sp. TBR-22 includes:
- a CDS encoding Ku protein, with the translated sequence MAARATWKGHLKLSLVTIPIRVFPATDAHATVSFNQLHEECQTRIQQKKWCPHCEREVANTEIVKGYEFSKGRYVTVSEEDLSKVRPESTRLINLTQFTTVDQIDPIYFERPYYLAPDGNVAAEAFAVIREGMQGKAGIGKLALYGREYIVAVQPREKGLVMYTLRSADEVRSMSQIEELEGVPATLKPAEVKLAQQVIGTFEGDLDIKSFHDNYQEALRKLIDAKVAGEEIVETEEEAPAKVVDLMEALRRSLESVSAGKKTPAKATLAASKGADATRKPRKRASA